One window from the genome of Leuconostoc suionicum encodes:
- a CDS encoding non-canonical purine NTP pyrophosphatase, translating to MQRLVIASNNSEKTREIQQVFSEFGVDVLNYRSFIDEQVFPPETTDDQYENALAKACFIQKFLPNEWILADDTGAYFDAFPERFGLTIAREFKRLGLKSIREEDEYLLNLYTPEMARGAYLETLFVLLTPDGRAQKAIGRGGVTLASEERGSFSVGFDTLFEAENGKTFAEMPMNERVNFSHRGRAAKALLRELGGLYDKS from the coding sequence ATGCAAAGATTAGTAATTGCTTCCAACAACTCAGAAAAGACACGCGAGATTCAGCAAGTATTTTCCGAATTTGGTGTTGATGTACTGAATTATCGTTCATTTATCGATGAGCAGGTCTTCCCACCAGAAACTACAGATGATCAGTACGAGAATGCATTAGCTAAGGCTTGTTTTATTCAAAAATTTTTGCCAAACGAATGGATATTGGCTGATGATACAGGGGCTTACTTTGATGCGTTTCCTGAACGTTTTGGATTAACAATTGCTAGGGAATTTAAAAGACTAGGATTGAAATCTATACGTGAAGAAGATGAGTACTTGTTGAATCTATATACGCCAGAGATGGCGCGTGGTGCTTATTTAGAAACATTATTTGTTTTACTAACACCAGACGGTCGTGCGCAAAAAGCGATTGGACGAGGAGGAGTCACATTGGCATCTGAAGAGCGCGGTAGCTTTTCAGTAGGATTCGATACCTTGTTTGAGGCTGAAAATGGTAAAACATTTGCGGAAATGCCAATGAATGAACGGGTAAATTTTTCACATCGTGGTCGTGCTGCAAAAGCATTGTTACGAGAACTAGGGGGGCTCTATGACAAGAGTTGA
- the folE gene encoding GTP cyclohydrolase I FolE: MKIFDTETNQRLEKDVKNVLTTIGDDVSRDGLLETPARVSRAYAEIFAHTGERIFQDYKVFSTESDTDIVIVENIPFYSMCEHHLLPFFGTVDIAYVPNHKIIGLSKLPRLVDWSARRPSVQESLTTLVADEVTRIVEPKGVAVNITARHMCMEMRGINRPGTQTNTSVYRGVLKTDALLRQQFMQRVIR; this comes from the coding sequence ATGAAGATATTTGATACTGAAACAAATCAACGTTTAGAAAAAGATGTAAAAAATGTTTTAACGACAATTGGCGATGATGTTTCACGTGATGGCTTACTAGAAACACCAGCACGTGTATCTAGGGCGTATGCTGAAATATTTGCTCATACTGGTGAAAGAATATTTCAGGATTATAAAGTGTTTTCCACTGAGAGTGATACGGATATTGTGATTGTTGAAAATATTCCATTTTATTCGATGTGTGAGCATCATCTATTACCTTTTTTTGGAACAGTTGATATTGCCTATGTTCCTAATCATAAAATTATTGGCTTAAGTAAACTGCCGCGTTTAGTTGATTGGTCTGCTCGTCGTCCCAGTGTGCAAGAAAGTTTGACAACATTAGTTGCGGATGAAGTGACTCGCATTGTGGAACCAAAAGGAGTTGCCGTAAATATTACGGCACGCCATATGTGTATGGAAATGCGTGGTATTAATCGGCCAGGTACACAGACCAATACGAGTGTGTACCGAGGGGTATTAAAAACAGATGCGCTATTGCGACAGCAGTTTATGCAGCGTGTTATTCGATAA
- the folK gene encoding 2-amino-4-hydroxy-6-hydroxymethyldihydropteridine diphosphokinase translates to MTIVYLSLGSNLGNRADNLQQAIRLLHKNPNIDIEATSPIYETQPVGGVVQDDFYNIAVRANTSLDAYNLLTVLQEIEKKLKRVRLQHWGPRTIDLDILLFGDEKWSTETLTIPHREMANRLFVLTPLLDVVLPERKHEVQQLISTTTDKNWVRQVSNQQIGSFHEDI, encoded by the coding sequence ATGACAATTGTATATTTAAGTTTGGGATCAAATTTAGGGAATCGTGCAGATAATTTGCAGCAAGCTATCAGGTTATTACATAAAAATCCGAACATTGATATTGAAGCTACGTCGCCCATTTATGAAACTCAACCCGTTGGTGGCGTGGTGCAAGATGACTTTTACAATATTGCAGTGCGTGCGAATACATCTTTAGATGCCTATAATTTGTTAACTGTATTGCAAGAAATTGAAAAGAAGTTAAAGAGAGTGCGCTTACAACATTGGGGGCCTCGCACCATTGATTTAGATATTCTGTTGTTTGGGGATGAAAAATGGTCAACAGAAACACTCACTATTCCTCATCGTGAGATGGCAAATCGACTGTTTGTTTTAACACCATTGTTAGATGTGGTTTTACCTGAACGAAAGCATGAAGTACAGCAACTCATATCGACAACGACAGATAAAAATTGGGTGCGTCAAGTAAGTAATCAACAAATCGGGAGTTTTCATGAAGATATTTGA
- the folB gene encoding dihydroneopterin aldolase — protein sequence MGTIHLPNMRFYTYNGVFAAEKQLGQPLSIDVMVTYPIETAVHDDDLNTTISYVDIYQEVEKKVTSTQVNLIESLANDILFDLLKHFELAEKVVVSVKKHAIPLPGIYDPFVITVSGTQGDLLKRGQI from the coding sequence ATGGGGACTATTCATTTACCAAATATGCGCTTTTATACTTACAATGGGGTATTTGCTGCTGAAAAGCAGCTTGGGCAACCACTTTCTATTGATGTGATGGTAACGTACCCGATTGAGACAGCTGTTCACGATGATGATTTGAATACGACCATTTCTTATGTCGATATCTATCAAGAAGTTGAAAAAAAAGTAACTAGTACGCAAGTCAATTTGATAGAATCATTGGCAAATGATATATTGTTTGATTTACTGAAGCACTTTGAGTTAGCTGAGAAAGTTGTAGTTTCAGTTAAGAAGCACGCTATTCCGTTACCAGGAATTTACGATCCTTTTGTGATAACAGTTAGTGGAACACAAGGTGATTTGTTAAAAAGAGGGCAGATATGA
- a CDS encoding Mur ligase family protein: MTLKSSIARATAKSSYWFLRNVLHRGGTSLPGKLAVSIDPNILKTIQQDFDLIIVTGTNGKTLTTALITRVLQAGGYHVITNPSGSNMIQGITGTLVTTKIKTSPNGKKPLAVLEVDEANVEKITTAIQPKMFVLTNIFRDQMDRYGEIYTTYDKIVAGIKNAPEALVLANGDSPIFTRGDFTNTRRYFGFNQIAPSDYQPNVAPINTDGILSPTDNSVLHYDFITYANLGKYFSVTDEFSRPKLDYQVTSIDDLTPRYSTFSIDNTPLRIEIGGLYNIYNALAAFSVGREFGVAPEQIKKAFESNAQIFGRQEAINVDGKDVIIVLIKNPVGTNSVIDMMLTEKDEFSLLALLNANYADGIDTSWIWDAEFEKLHDTKIQAVATGGERYKDLRVRLKMAGFANQSVYENLSEVVTAIKSLPTKKVYIAATYTAMLQLREQLSAKGYIKGGF, from the coding sequence ATGACACTTAAAAGTTCAATTGCACGCGCCACAGCCAAATCTTCGTATTGGTTTTTAAGAAATGTTTTGCATCGTGGTGGAACCAGCTTGCCAGGTAAACTAGCTGTTTCAATCGACCCTAACATTTTAAAAACAATTCAACAAGATTTTGATTTAATTATTGTTACAGGAACGAACGGAAAAACACTTACGACAGCCTTAATCACTCGTGTTTTACAGGCAGGTGGATACCATGTAATTACAAACCCTTCTGGATCAAATATGATTCAAGGTATTACTGGTACGTTAGTGACTACTAAAATCAAAACATCACCAAATGGTAAAAAGCCACTAGCCGTGCTCGAGGTTGATGAAGCTAACGTTGAAAAAATTACAACAGCAATTCAACCAAAAATGTTCGTACTAACAAATATTTTCCGTGATCAAATGGACCGTTATGGTGAAATTTACACAACTTACGATAAGATTGTTGCTGGGATTAAAAATGCACCTGAGGCGCTTGTCTTAGCGAATGGAGATTCACCTATCTTTACGCGTGGTGATTTTACCAATACACGACGGTACTTTGGTTTTAATCAAATTGCACCATCAGATTACCAACCTAATGTTGCGCCAATAAACACCGATGGCATTTTGTCACCAACAGACAATTCTGTACTACACTATGATTTCATTACTTATGCCAACCTAGGAAAATATTTTAGTGTAACAGATGAATTTAGCCGCCCAAAACTAGACTACCAAGTAACAAGTATTGATGACCTAACACCTAGATACTCGACGTTTAGTATTGACAATACACCACTTCGTATTGAAATTGGCGGCTTATATAATATTTACAACGCCCTAGCAGCATTCTCAGTTGGTCGTGAATTTGGTGTAGCCCCCGAACAAATAAAAAAAGCATTTGAATCAAATGCTCAAATTTTTGGACGTCAAGAAGCAATTAACGTTGATGGCAAAGATGTCATTATTGTATTGATTAAAAACCCAGTTGGCACAAATTCAGTAATCGACATGATGTTAACTGAAAAAGATGAATTTTCTCTTTTAGCCCTATTAAATGCAAATTATGCCGACGGAATTGACACTAGTTGGATTTGGGATGCCGAATTTGAAAAATTACATGATACCAAAATTCAAGCAGTTGCCACTGGTGGTGAACGGTATAAAGACCTACGAGTTCGCTTAAAGATGGCTGGATTTGCAAACCAATCCGTATATGAAAATCTTTCAGAAGTTGTAACAGCTATCAAGTCATTACCAACCAAAAAGGTTTACATCGCTGCTACTTATACGGCCATGCTACAACTAAGAGAACAATTAAGTGCCAAAGGTTACATCAAAGGAGGTTTCTAA
- a CDS encoding type 1 glutamine amidotransferase: MDDYDISVAHLYGNLMNTYGDYGNIIALTYYAKQIGVSVDYHLVSLGDEFNANAYDFVLFGGGQDYEETIVAHDLKSKAKPIQDYIENDGALLAVCGGFQLLGKYMLMADGTKVDGIGVMDHYTTNMHDEKLTTLKDERLTGNIVIKNNETGETYHGFENHQGRTFLGESERALGTVVSGNGNNGMDNTEGVIYRNVYGSYFHGPIFTRNGNLAKRVLTTVLNKKYPTIDWQAKLNVIETETF, encoded by the coding sequence ATGGATGATTATGATATTTCTGTGGCTCATTTATACGGTAACCTAATGAATACATATGGTGATTATGGTAACATAATTGCTTTAACTTACTATGCTAAGCAAATTGGTGTATCGGTTGATTATCATTTGGTCTCTCTTGGGGATGAATTTAATGCTAACGCATATGATTTTGTCTTATTTGGTGGTGGACAAGATTATGAAGAGACTATTGTCGCCCATGATTTGAAATCTAAAGCGAAACCAATCCAAGATTATATTGAGAATGATGGTGCATTGTTGGCTGTCTGTGGTGGTTTTCAATTGTTAGGTAAATATATGCTAATGGCCGATGGCACAAAAGTCGATGGTATCGGTGTAATGGATCACTACACCACCAATATGCATGATGAAAAATTGACAACGCTAAAAGACGAGCGACTAACTGGTAATATTGTGATCAAAAACAACGAAACTGGTGAAACCTACCATGGATTTGAGAATCACCAAGGACGCACATTCCTAGGTGAAAGCGAACGTGCATTAGGTACTGTTGTTTCCGGTAATGGTAATAATGGTATGGATAACACCGAAGGTGTTATTTACCGCAACGTCTACGGCTCATATTTCCATGGACCGATTTTCACCCGCAACGGTAATTTAGCTAAGCGTGTCTTAACAACAGTCTTAAATAAAAAGTATCCGACTATTGATTGGCAAGCAAAGTTAAATGTGATTGAAACAGAGACATTTTAA
- a CDS encoding APC family permease, with protein MFENIKRTLIGKPLKTLDEGGQSLSKTKALALLSSDALSSVAYGTESITTALLAAGAVALWLQIPIALLVLVLLAAIVMSYRQIIHAYPSGGGAYAVASENWGAKAGLIAGGSLLVDYMLTVAVSASAAADAITAAFPATLPFTVPLSIIIVLLLTGMNLRGLRESANFLMVPVYFFIVVIVTMIAWGVFQALTGQLPYHAAAKIGTSFSGLSLVLFMRAFSSGSSSLTGVEAISNAVPNFKEPKEKHAAATLATMAVILATFFGGITFLSYWLGITPNSKSTVLSQIAATTFGGYHVGFYVVQFATAMILAVAANTGFSAFPMLALNLARDKYLPHLYMDRGDRLGYSNGILSLAFGAIVLIMIFHGSTDALIPLYAVGVFVPFTLSQSGMIIHWWRNKPQHWVVKAIINFIGAFISAVLVITLFATRIEHVWPYLFIMPMILFMFLKIKHHYMSIGKQLRLQYLKNDNAERHHYDGATVIVLVSNITKVTMEAVDYAQSIGDYVVAMHVSFDVNPKKELKTSTQFKLDFPDVRYVDIHSSYRSIVKPSLSFVDAVVKQAKKRNHSVTVLIPQFVPKQPWQNILHNQNSLRLRAAFAAREDISVSTYYYHLSE; from the coding sequence ATGTTTGAAAATATCAAACGGACCTTAATTGGAAAACCCTTGAAGACACTTGATGAAGGTGGTCAATCATTATCTAAAACCAAAGCACTGGCACTTTTATCATCTGACGCTTTGTCATCAGTAGCCTATGGTACTGAGTCGATTACAACTGCTTTATTGGCTGCCGGTGCAGTGGCATTATGGTTACAAATTCCAATTGCATTGCTTGTTTTAGTATTATTAGCTGCTATTGTTATGAGTTATCGGCAGATTATACACGCTTATCCGTCAGGTGGCGGTGCTTATGCAGTAGCCAGTGAGAATTGGGGAGCAAAAGCGGGATTAATTGCTGGTGGATCATTGCTTGTTGACTATATGTTGACTGTGGCTGTTTCCGCCTCAGCTGCCGCGGATGCGATTACAGCCGCTTTCCCAGCTACGCTACCATTTACGGTGCCATTGTCAATTATTATTGTTTTGTTGCTAACTGGTATGAATTTGCGTGGGTTACGTGAAAGCGCTAATTTTTTGATGGTACCAGTTTATTTCTTCATTGTGGTAATAGTAACCATGATTGCTTGGGGTGTTTTCCAGGCACTGACTGGGCAATTGCCATATCATGCAGCCGCAAAAATTGGCACAAGTTTTAGTGGTTTATCATTGGTTTTGTTTATGCGTGCGTTTTCGAGCGGATCATCATCTTTGACAGGTGTTGAGGCAATTTCTAACGCTGTACCTAATTTCAAGGAACCAAAAGAAAAACATGCGGCCGCAACATTAGCAACAATGGCTGTTATTTTGGCGACTTTCTTTGGTGGTATCACATTTTTGAGTTACTGGTTAGGTATTACGCCAAATAGTAAGTCGACCGTGTTATCGCAGATTGCTGCGACAACATTTGGTGGGTATCACGTTGGTTTTTATGTTGTACAATTTGCAACGGCAATGATTTTAGCTGTTGCCGCCAATACTGGTTTTTCTGCTTTTCCAATGCTTGCATTGAATTTAGCTCGCGATAAATATCTCCCACATCTTTATATGGACAGGGGAGACCGGCTAGGGTATTCTAATGGTATTCTATCATTGGCCTTTGGTGCAATTGTGCTTATCATGATTTTTCATGGGTCAACAGATGCTTTGATTCCACTATATGCTGTTGGTGTCTTCGTACCATTTACACTATCGCAATCTGGAATGATTATTCATTGGTGGCGTAATAAACCACAACATTGGGTGGTTAAGGCGATTATCAATTTTATTGGTGCCTTTATTTCTGCCGTTTTGGTTATCACACTTTTTGCAACGAGAATCGAACATGTTTGGCCATACCTTTTCATTATGCCAATGATTTTGTTTATGTTCTTGAAAATTAAACATCATTATATGAGTATTGGTAAACAATTACGTTTACAATATCTAAAAAATGACAATGCTGAGCGTCACCATTACGACGGCGCAACAGTTATTGTTTTAGTTTCAAATATTACGAAGGTAACTATGGAGGCCGTTGATTACGCGCAATCTATTGGAGACTACGTAGTGGCTATGCATGTCAGTTTTGATGTTAATCCCAAAAAAGAGTTGAAAACATCAACTCAATTTAAATTAGATTTTCCTGATGTGCGTTATGTTGATATCCATTCTTCTTATCGCTCGATTGTTAAGCCTTCTTTAAGCTTTGTGGATGCTGTAGTTAAACAAGCAAAAAAGCGCAATCATTCAGTGACAGTATTAATTCCACAATTTGTACCAAAACAACCATGGCAAAATATTTTGCATAACCAAAATTCACTTCGTTTACGCGCTGCTTTCGCTGCTCGTGAGGATATTTCGGTATCAACGTATTATTACCATTTATCAGAATAA
- a CDS encoding PTS transporter subunit IIC, whose translation MDAPLSTTPAKEEAKTVSDMKAQPRKVSEVVFDVSQGISNAILAVLGMGLLMSSIGSIFHYTPLIQAGLMGQKMLAPALGVGIAMMMRANILTTGAALIAATVGSNAVYFTSAVAPATHTATGWVADQAAGSLVMTSGQPVSAVLAALVAVLVGNWLTGKTPLDMMLVPLGAVLVGTFFGLATASVTTPFLNWVSEELASTMKINPFLGAFVVAVVWFLFLMTPASSAALAIAVMLDPLSGGAALVGTTAGFVMYTAMGWKQNNLGANLAQVIVTPKVQFPNLLKSPLLLFGPAFIAGVSAVFAVGVFSFKVPYAIAGLGLNGFIAPIALATTDLRGFLLMVVFGAVVPTVAGLVFYYVLKKLGKTKKNDLHLDVV comes from the coding sequence ATGGATGCACCATTGTCTACAACACCGGCCAAAGAAGAGGCCAAAACAGTAAGTGATATGAAAGCACAGCCACGTAAAGTGAGTGAAGTTGTTTTTGATGTTTCACAAGGAATTTCAAACGCCATTTTGGCTGTCCTCGGTATGGGACTCTTGATGTCGTCTATTGGAAGTATTTTTCATTATACCCCACTAATTCAGGCTGGCTTAATGGGCCAAAAGATGTTGGCCCCAGCCTTAGGAGTCGGTATTGCGATGATGATGCGGGCAAATATTTTGACAACTGGGGCAGCTTTGATTGCAGCCACGGTTGGATCCAACGCTGTTTATTTCACGTCAGCGGTAGCTCCAGCAACACATACAGCAACCGGCTGGGTTGCTGATCAGGCTGCAGGCTCATTGGTTATGACATCTGGACAACCTGTTTCGGCTGTATTAGCAGCCCTAGTTGCGGTACTAGTTGGTAATTGGTTGACCGGTAAAACGCCTTTGGATATGATGCTAGTTCCTTTGGGAGCGGTATTGGTTGGAACGTTCTTTGGCTTGGCTACAGCTTCTGTAACAACACCTTTCTTGAATTGGGTTTCTGAAGAACTTGCTTCTACAATGAAAATCAATCCATTCTTAGGTGCGTTCGTTGTTGCTGTGGTGTGGTTCTTATTCTTAATGACACCAGCTTCATCCGCGGCTTTGGCAATTGCGGTTATGTTAGATCCATTGTCAGGTGGGGCAGCTCTTGTCGGTACAACTGCAGGATTTGTAATGTATACAGCTATGGGCTGGAAGCAAAATAATTTAGGTGCTAACTTGGCACAAGTAATTGTTACACCAAAAGTTCAGTTTCCTAATTTATTAAAGAGTCCATTATTGCTTTTTGGTCCAGCTTTCATTGCTGGTGTTTCAGCTGTATTTGCTGTAGGTGTTTTCAGTTTTAAAGTACCTTATGCAATTGCTGGATTGGGTTTGAATGGTTTTATTGCACCTATTGCTTTAGCAACAACTGATTTGCGTGGTTTTCTCTTAATGGTTGTCTTTGGGGCCGTTGTACCAACTGTAGCAGGATTGGTATTCTACTATGTCTTGAAAAAGCTTGGCAAAACTAAGAAAAACGATTTGCATCTCGATGTGGTATAA
- a CDS encoding AI-2E family transporter yields MNLLETIQKRIPYRYGVLLAIILLIIALKQFMSLLLLTIIFSYLAMSVAKPLAHFLKISRAVSIALVYIIFISVVSLAIQHGAATLIEQIKSMITLAMNWNWQDNALLQNVYKNVNQYTSIFNSKNLISESLSQLNHIGHVIYQLVLALLFSFIFSMTYPKLRLWSMNFLHSPFKKFFGEFYIIVHRFIIILGKLFEIQLIICTINTALMFLVLLSLHFPYLLGFTILIFVLGLIPVFGVVISLVPLTITAFIIGDWDTVIIIVIAVALIHLFESYFLHPHLMSQKTHMPILIILLNLIIMEHFFGVWGLIIGLPILTFLLDFFQIQKFNH; encoded by the coding sequence ATGAATTTACTAGAAACTATTCAGAAAAGAATACCTTATCGTTATGGTGTTTTGTTAGCAATCATTCTTCTGATTATTGCTTTAAAGCAGTTTATGTCTTTGCTGTTATTAACAATTATATTTTCTTACCTAGCTATGAGTGTTGCTAAGCCATTAGCTCATTTTTTGAAAATATCTCGGGCTGTATCAATTGCGTTAGTTTACATTATTTTTATCAGTGTCGTTTCATTAGCCATTCAACACGGCGCTGCTACGCTAATTGAGCAAATCAAGAGTATGATTACTTTGGCCATGAATTGGAATTGGCAAGACAATGCACTGTTGCAAAATGTATACAAAAACGTTAATCAATATACTTCGATTTTTAATAGTAAAAATTTAATTTCTGAGAGTTTATCACAATTAAATCATATTGGACACGTGATTTATCAATTGGTGTTAGCGCTACTATTTAGTTTTATATTTAGTATGACTTATCCAAAATTACGCTTGTGGAGCATGAATTTTTTACATAGTCCATTCAAAAAATTTTTTGGTGAGTTTTATATTATCGTCCACCGTTTTATTATTATTTTGGGTAAGTTGTTTGAAATCCAACTCATCATTTGTACCATCAATACGGCGCTGATGTTCTTAGTGCTATTGTCATTGCATTTCCCCTATTTATTAGGATTTACTATTTTAATTTTCGTGTTGGGATTAATTCCTGTATTTGGGGTCGTTATTTCATTAGTGCCTTTGACTATCACTGCTTTTATCATTGGTGATTGGGATACCGTGATTATCATTGTAATTGCTGTTGCTTTAATTCATCTGTTCGAGTCTTACTTTTTACATCCTCACCTAATGTCTCAAAAAACACACATGCCAATTTTAATTATCTTATTAAACTTAATTATCATGGAACATTTTTTTGGTGTTTGGGGTCTAATTATTGGATTACCCATTTTGACTTTCTTACTTGATTTTTTCCAAATACAAAAATTCAATCATTAA
- the mmuM gene encoding homocysteine S-methyltransferase: MTKVDHIIENNIVTLDGGLGSELEKKHVEVNNNLWSASALIQNPGIVRDIHKSYFNAGAQLAITDTYQVHIPFPNGDQLRGYELIDLAVDLAKEALSDSNQRQESGLIAGSVGPYGAYLSNGAEYTGDYQLSQSEYKDFHRERVNRLVQDNVDVLLLETMPNFEEAKAVVDLISTEFSKIPIFLSFSTELGEHLWDGTSLKEVISYFNQNEQIRAIGVNCTAPENIIKALHNIAPYTEKKIIVYPNAGDTYDPISKRWVTDHGPINWSELVPTWYEAGACLIGGCCRTSPDDIYEINEAVQQLKKRTANINEQKR, from the coding sequence ATGACAAAGGTAGATCATATTATTGAAAATAATATTGTAACATTAGATGGTGGTTTGGGAAGTGAATTAGAAAAAAAGCATGTTGAAGTTAATAACAATCTATGGTCAGCCTCGGCATTGATTCAGAATCCAGGAATTGTGCGTGATATTCATAAAAGTTATTTTAATGCTGGTGCGCAATTGGCGATTACTGATACTTATCAAGTACACATACCATTTCCAAACGGTGATCAATTAAGGGGATATGAACTAATTGATTTAGCCGTTGACTTGGCCAAGGAAGCCTTAAGTGATTCAAACCAAAGACAGGAGAGTGGATTGATTGCAGGTTCCGTAGGACCATATGGTGCATACTTGTCGAATGGCGCGGAATACACAGGGGACTACCAGCTTTCTCAGTCAGAATATAAAGATTTTCATCGGGAGCGTGTCAATCGTCTAGTTCAAGATAATGTAGATGTTTTATTATTAGAAACAATGCCTAATTTTGAAGAGGCCAAAGCGGTCGTCGACCTAATAAGTACTGAATTTTCAAAAATACCTATATTTTTGTCATTTTCAACGGAATTGGGAGAACATTTGTGGGATGGAACATCTTTAAAAGAAGTGATTTCTTATTTTAATCAGAATGAACAAATTCGAGCGATAGGTGTGAATTGTACGGCTCCTGAAAATATTATAAAAGCACTTCATAATATAGCACCATACACAGAAAAGAAAATAATCGTTTATCCAAACGCGGGTGACACATATGATCCAATAAGTAAGAGATGGGTTACAGATCATGGACCGATAAACTGGTCTGAACTAGTACCCACTTGGTATGAAGCAGGTGCTTGTTTAATAGGCGGTTGTTGCCGTACTAGTCCAGATGATATTTATGAAATCAATGAGGCGGTTCAACAATTAAAAAAAAGGACTGCTAATATTAATGAACAAAAAAGATGA
- a CDS encoding amino acid permease, whose translation MTKTTLKRAMSARQIQMIGLASGIGTGLFLSSAYTIHTAGALGTILAYTIGAVLVYLIMLSVAELSIAMPQTGAFHYHAQKLIGPATGFLVAISYWLTWTIALGSEFTASGIIMQHWFPHVPVWAFSGFFILIILLSNVFSVKIFGESEYWLAAIKVVAIIVFLFIGVSILTGIVHTNTKTPVGFQNIFSHGAFPNGIGAVFTTMLAVNFAFSGTELMGITAGEAVNPEKAIPKAIKAVWWRQVVFFIGSITILAAIIPYEKAGLTESPFVTVFSMVGVPYATDIMNFVILTGILSMANSGLYASTRMLWSLSHENLISPVFERTNRNGIPVVALIASLAGGLLALFSSFVAAGSLYLILVSISGLAVVFVWIAIAWSHFKYYRLLKKEDRINELRYPKWAYPVLPLAGFIGSSLSVILVIFDPNQRDALIWSIPFVLGVYAYYYIRFKWWPKHQSVKTANSKIRQVIDK comes from the coding sequence ATGACGAAAACAACATTAAAACGTGCTATGAGCGCAAGACAAATACAAATGATAGGTTTAGCCAGTGGTATTGGAACGGGTCTATTTTTATCTTCAGCTTACACAATTCATACTGCCGGGGCATTGGGTACAATTTTAGCTTATACTATCGGCGCTGTTCTAGTTTATTTGATTATGTTAAGTGTTGCTGAATTATCTATAGCTATGCCGCAAACAGGCGCTTTTCATTACCATGCGCAAAAGTTAATTGGTCCAGCGACTGGGTTTTTAGTGGCCATCTCTTATTGGTTAACATGGACCATTGCATTGGGGTCTGAATTTACCGCTTCTGGAATAATTATGCAACATTGGTTTCCGCATGTCCCCGTATGGGCGTTTTCAGGTTTCTTTATTCTTATTATTTTACTCAGTAATGTTTTCTCAGTAAAAATATTTGGTGAAAGTGAGTACTGGTTAGCAGCTATCAAAGTTGTAGCTATTATTGTTTTCTTATTTATTGGCGTGTCGATTTTAACAGGTATTGTGCACACAAATACGAAAACACCAGTCGGTTTTCAGAATATTTTTAGTCATGGTGCATTTCCTAATGGGATCGGCGCAGTATTTACAACCATGCTAGCTGTTAACTTTGCTTTTAGTGGTACAGAATTAATGGGTATCACAGCAGGGGAGGCTGTTAACCCTGAAAAAGCCATTCCAAAAGCCATAAAAGCTGTTTGGTGGCGACAAGTAGTATTCTTTATTGGCAGTATTACTATTCTAGCGGCGATTATTCCTTATGAGAAAGCTGGTCTAACGGAGAGCCCATTTGTTACGGTATTCAGCATGGTAGGAGTACCGTACGCTACCGATATTATGAATTTTGTTATTTTGACGGGTATATTGTCTATGGCTAATTCGGGATTATATGCGTCAACTCGTATGTTGTGGTCTTTGAGTCATGAAAACTTAATCAGTCCAGTTTTTGAAAGAACCAATAGAAATGGTATTCCTGTTGTGGCGCTAATAGCAAGTTTGGCAGGTGGATTGTTGGCACTCTTTTCAAGTTTTGTAGCTGCGGGTTCGTTATATTTAATTTTAGTTTCGATTTCTGGTTTGGCTGTTGTGTTTGTCTGGATTGCTATTGCGTGGTCACATTTTAAGTACTATCGGCTTTTAAAAAAGGAAGATCGTATCAATGAACTACGTTATCCTAAATGGGCGTACCCAGTATTACCATTAGCTGGTTTTATTGGTTCGTCACTTTCTGTCATTTTAGTGATTTTTGATCCTAACCAAAGAGACGCACTAATTTGGTCAATACCATTTGTGTTGGGTGTCTATGCTTATTACTATATTCGCTTTAAATGGTGGCCAAAACACCAATCAGTTAAAACAGCAAATTCTAAAATAAGGCAGGTTATTGATAAATGA